One Brassica napus cultivar Da-Ae chromosome C4, Da-Ae, whole genome shotgun sequence genomic region harbors:
- the LOC106402385 gene encoding AT-hook motif nuclear-localized protein 14-like — protein MEPDERHHHHHHHQEHHLTSPYYHPFHHHTPTTVSAAPSYNGNMPPPPPPNDGSSSSYHHSAPSSAVTAPIEPVKRKRGRPRKYDTPAQALAAKKLASSASSSSARERREQAAAGGVSPPSKPGSKKSISGSFGKNGQSFTPHIVNITPGEDVAQKIILFAEQSKHELCILSASGAISDPSLSHLATGTSVSYQGQYEILSLRGSYIRGEHGGKTGGLSVCLSSSDGQIVGGGVGGLLKAAGPVQVILGTFQLERKKDGRNGVKAKQEVGISMITYMARYNYYGLMQVPQSRLTWPALLEHPFIKESLEEVEAREMHTAVVDHKGAWRLKGNGGQQRNEKCDSATPFKDASALGIVADVQSDMKSAVKVNSPSPEDFLGFPTQEGIKSSGDATLDKLENTSGTVKGAKVIGEDAKAMDLVLLSLDRCTKSLSKRDKRSCLLYSVSQNNFQFGWSSRNRFR, from the exons atggaacCTGACGAAaggcaccaccaccaccaccaccaccaagaGCATCATCTCACTTCTCCTTACTACCATCCTTTCCACCACCACACCCCCACCACCGTCTCCGCCGCACCCTCCTACAATGGTAATatgccaccaccaccaccacctaaCGAtggatcttcttcttcctacCATCACTCCGCGCCGTCTTCAGCTGTTACGGCTCCGATTGAGCCAGTCAAGAGAAAGAGAGGTCGTCCCAGGAAGTACGACACGCCCGCTCAAGCCTTAGCTGCTAAGAAGTTAGCTTCTTCCGCTAGCAGTTCCTCCGCCAGAGAAAGGAGAGAGCAAGCCGCCGCCGGAGGCGTTTCGCCTCCGTCTAAACCCGGttcaaaaaaatcaatttcGGGCTCTTTCG GGAAAAATGGGCAAAGTTTTACACCGCACATTGTTAATATAACTCCTGGTGAG GATGTGGCTCAGAAAATTATCCTTTTCGCTGAGCAAAGCAAGCATGAGTTATGCATTCTTTCTGCATCTGGCGCCATCTCTGATCCATCCTTGTCTCACCTCGCAACCGGAACCAGTGTATCTTATCAG gGTCAGTACGAAATCCTCTCACTGAGGGGATCTTATATCCGGGGAGAGCATGGTGGTAAAACTGGTGGCCTTAGCGTTTGTTTATCTAGTTCAGATGGTCAGATCGTTGGTGGTGGAGTTGGAGGACTCCTAAAGGCTGCTGGTCCAGTTCAG GTGATTCTTGGTACGTTTCAGCTAGAGAGGAAGAAGGATGGGAGAAACGGTGTGAAAGCAAAGCAAGAGGTGGGAATATCTATGATCACTTATATGGCCAGATATAATTACTATGGCCTGATGCAG GTGCCCCAAAGTCGATTGACCTGGCCTGCTCTTCTCGAGCACCCCTTCATTAAAGAATCTCTAGAGGAAGTTGAAGCCAGG GAAATGCATACTGCGGTAGTTGACCATAAGGGAGCGTGGAGACTCAAAGGAAATGGAGGTCAACAGAGAAATG AAAAGTGTGACTCGGCGACCCCGTTTAAGGACGCCTCTGCTCTAGGAATTGTAGCTGACGTTCAGTCAGATATGAAGAGTGCTGTCAAAGTAAATTCTCCCTCTCCTGAGGATTTTCTCGGATTCCCAACCCAAGAGGGTATTAAAAGTTCAG GTGACGCAACATTGGACAAATTGGAAAATACATCTGGAACTGTTAAAGGTGCAAAAGTTATAGGTGAAGATGCTAAAGCAATGGATCTAGTTCTACTGTCACTGGATAGATGTACAAAATCACTGTCGAAAAG GGACAAAAGATCTTGCTTGCTCTATTCAGTCTCTCAGAATAATTTTCAATTTGGTTGGAGCTCGCGCAATAGATTCCGTTGA
- the LOC125586040 gene encoding uncharacterized protein At4g02000-like, which produces MSLEEEEPLDLGNDPSYRVLDENVTSLMGRLLNPECQSMARMIDYMPTAWRVTGRVRGIALSRDRFQFIFQREEDLITVLNDRPWSYNHWAMALERWTASPPEDFLHSMMLWIRMRNIPADFFTTKTMLKLASEIGEVEELAYDPKVYHTKDYIRALVTFKTDNPLKASRKLTIPGEVITIGFEYEKIHKRCFHCLRMTHEKIRCPLLRRGSNKDSSKSLARVMETNSRGSALVVESTPNHQATEPPNMRAEPLEDDTERLARIERVKQGIAETLENSSARLPKITQNLDKGKGHVFDFSEPSGKRLQLSGRDHVELPLNMERLDNETESASSSAPSHTFSAPALVATGFHFGPSSEGRVTRNQSTVKSQRRRPPSWKRKTQAKQDNGASVSSANPSAVSSQAMKRKSACPLLSSENKTPKTSEPTVASVLKPLLP; this is translated from the exons ATGTCTCTTGAAGAAGAGGAACCTTTGGACCTTGGCAATGACCCTAGCTACAGAGTCTTGGATGAAAACGTAACAAGCCTGATGGGGCGACTGTTGAATCCTGAGTGTCAATCAATGGCACGAATGATTGATTACATGCCCACGGCATGGAGGGTGACTGGTAGAGTTAGAGGTATCGCTCTATCAAGAGACCGGTTTCAGTTTATATTTCAGAGGGAAGAGGATCTAATTACGGTACTGAACGACAGACCATGGTCTTACAACCATTGGGCCATGGCGCTGGAGCGGTGGACTGCTTCTCCTCCCGAGGATTTCCTACATTCTATGATGCTTTGGATCCGTATGCGGAACATTCCAGCAGATTTTTTCACAACAAAAACAATGCTGAAGCTAGCTTCGGAAATAGGAGAAGTTGAAGAGCTAGCGTACGATCCGAAAGTTTATCATACGAAGGACTACATCAGGGCTCTGGTAACATTCAAAACAGATAACCCTTTGAAAGCCTCGAGGAAGTTAACTATTCCGGGAGAAGTGATCACCATTGGGTTTGAATATGAGAAAATACATAAGAGATGTTTTCACTGTCTTCGTATGACCCATGAGAAGATCAGATGCCCCTTGCTTAGACGTGGGAGTAACAAAGATAGCTCTAAAAGCCTGGCTCGTGTAATGGAAACGAACTCAAGAGGCTCAGCTCTTGTGGTTGAATCTACTCCTAACCACCAAGCAACTGAGCCACCGAACATGAGAGCTGAACCTTTGGAAG ATGACACGGAAAGGCTCGCGAGAATTGAAAGAGTTAAGCAAGGAATAGCTGAAACGTTAGAGAATTCCTCGGCTAGGCTCCCAAAAATTACTCAGAATTTGGataaagggaaaggccatgtcTTCGACTTCTCGGAACCGTCTGGAAAACGTCTCCAGTTATCTGGTAGAGACCATGTGGAACTGCCGCTGAACATGGAGAGGCTAGATAACGAAACAGAGTCTGCTTCCTCCTCTGCCCCCAGTCACACTTTCTCTGCGCCAGCTCTGGTTGCAACGGGTTTTCACTTTGGCCCCTCCTCGGAGGGGCGAGTCACCAGGAACCAGAGTACGGTAAAATCTCAGAGGAGACGCCCACCCTCATGGAAGAGAAAGACTCAGGCCAAACAAGACAATGGAGCATCTGTTTCTTCAGCAAACCCATCAGCAGTGTCCTCACAAGCGATGAAGAGGAAATCGGCTTGTCCTCTGTTGTCGTCCGAAAACAAAACCCCAAAAACCTCAGAACCTACGGTGGCTTCCGTATTGAAGCCGCTGCTTCCCTAA